From Trichoderma atroviride chromosome 1, complete sequence, one genomic window encodes:
- a CDS encoding uncharacterized protein (EggNog:ENOG41~TransMembrane:4 (i48-68o100-120i132-150o156-173i)), translating into MDARKRRTKPPTSPASQHHHDSSRADKGASPTAGKMDVEEPLSWRKHWMFFAVASGACAAFNGVFAKLTTTQLTTSLSNAIAHGLGIAAHEKIVEVVVRAIFFILNLVFNGIMWSLFTTALKRGKSATQVSIMNTSTNFLVTAFTGLLIFSESLPPMWWAGASLLVAGSVIAGRKDEGEGTKDAAAGDSSEPVPAGSSLELDGDVVAGERYRDEDVPDLGELRT; encoded by the exons ATGGACGCACGCAAACGGCGGACCAAACCGCCGACCTCTCCGGCATCCCAGCACCATCACGACTCCTCCCGCGCCGACAAGGGCGCTTCTCCCACTGCCGGCAAGATGGACGTTGAAGAGCCTCTCTCATGGCGGAAGCATTGGATGTTCTTCGCGGTGGCGAGCGGTGCTTGTGCGGCGTTTAACGGCGTGTTTGCAAAGCT GACCACCACGCAACTCACCACAAGCTTATCAAACGCCATCGCCCATGGCCTTGGAATCGCAGCTCACGAGAAGATTGTCGAAGTCGTTGTCCGCGCT atcttcttcattctcaacctcgtcttcaatgGCATT ATGTGGTCCCTCTTCACCACCGCCCTCAAACGCGGCAAGTCTGCTACTCAAGTCTCCATTATGAACACCTCCACCAACTTCCTCGTCACCGCCTTCACCGGCCTACTCATCTTCTCCGAGTCTCTTCCCCCCATGTGGTGGGCCGGCGCCTCACTGCTTGTAGCTGGGAGCGTCATCGCTGGCCGAAAGGACGAGGGTGAGGGTACCAAAGATGCTGCGGCCGGCGATTCTTCTGAACCAGTACCTGCAGGTAGTAGTCTTGAGctagatggagatgttgttgCTGGAGAAAGATATCGGGATGAAGATGTCCCTGACTTGGGCGAGCTACGTACTTGA